From one Humulus lupulus chromosome 8, drHumLupu1.1, whole genome shotgun sequence genomic stretch:
- the LOC133797071 gene encoding polyprotein of EF-Ts, chloroplastic: MTPVIPYSISSVSLIPGTVFRTRKTFCSTRFSFSKKSTINTSPTQNFLLPRSTSFRLLPPYGRGCSLHNRSRIHLLSATETDVAVEEQDSPVADEDAGASKVSSDEAGVKSDTSPTPAQSKRSRPVKKSEMPPVSNEELVPGATFTGKVRSIQPFGAFIDFGAFTDGLVHVSMLSDSYVKDVGSVVSVGQEVKVKLVEANMETGRISLSMRENSDSSKMQQRKDASGSNDRTGSGRGPSKPNQRRGEGRRNSKFVVGQDLEGTVKNMNRSGSFISLPDGEEGFLPITEELEEGFGTHMGETSLEVGQEVSVRVLRFSRGKVTLTMKKEENAQKSDIKYTQGVTHTATNPFVLAFRENKEISAFLDEREKIEKVDETPVTPKVSEELENNVSESKTVLDSPEEQDQSASSGEANLSAVDENVKFDEASSEKAEVESSAVEEASTNISDNKEDLEKAISSTDNNFDSEVQTTEKAEVSSETLNNEVSISTEEPAESEGKSDSTAASADQILSTESSTDEVITEQQADDVIVKDDLLIEPPTADKVEPDDKNGSITSSDEEALPPESPAIESVVQTPAESEIPSPSKVEDDNVEATSDKIVGVSNSNGQTSTPPEENVTKATISPALVKQLREESGAGMMDCKNALSETGGDIVKAQEFLRKKGLASAEKKASRATAEGRIGSYIHDSRIGVLVEVNCETDFVSRGDIFKELVDDLAMQVAACPQVEYIDTEDVPEEIVNKERDIEMQKEDLLSKPEQIRSKIVEGRIKKRLDELALLEQPYIKNDKLIVKDWVKQTIATIGENMKVKRFVRFNLGEGLEKKSQDFAAEVAAQTAAKPIPKEQPAAEEVKESVQKPPSVTVSAALVKQLREETGAGMMDCKKALSETGGDITQAQEYLRKKGLSSADKKSSRLAAEGRIGAYIHDSRIGVLIEVNCETDFVGRSEKFKELADDLAMQVVASPQVQFVSVEDIPESFVKKEKELELQREDLQSKPENIREKIVEGRISKRLAELALLEQPFIKDDSVLVKDLVKQTVAALGENIKVRRFVRFTLGEETHEKPKAESEA, translated from the exons ATGACGCCTGTAATTCCCTACTCTATAAGCAGTGTTTCACTTATTCCCGGGACAGTCTTCAGAACAAGAAAGACATTTTGTTCAACAAGATTTAGCTTCTCAAAGAAATCCACCATAAATACTTCTCCCACACAAAATTTTCTGCTACCTCGCTCAACTTCTTTTAGATTGCTTCCACCATATGGGAGGGGATGTTCTTTACATAATCGGTCTAGAATTCATCTATTATCAGCTACAGAAACTGATGTAGCTGTGGAGGAACAAGATTCTCCAGTAGCAGATGAGGATGCTGGAGCCTCGAAAGTTTCATCTGATGAAGCTGGAGTAAAATCTGATACCAGTCCAACACCAGCTCAATCAAAACGTTCAAGACCTGTTAAAAAAAGTGAGATGCCACCAGTAAGCAATGAGGAACTAGTTCCTGGTGCAACTTTTACTGGGAAAGTGAGATCAATCCAGCCATTTGGTGCATTTATAGATTTTGGTGCTTTCACAGATGGCCTGGTGCATGTTTCCATGTTGAGTGATAGCTACGTCAAAGATGTTGGAAGTGTTGTTTCTGTTGGGCAAGAAGTGAAAGTGAAATTAGTTGAAGCAAACATGGAGACTGGGCGTATTTCTCTCTCTATGCGTGAAAATTCCGATTCTAGTAAAATGCAACAGCGGAAAGATGCTTCTGGTAGTAATGACAGGACTGGCTCTGGCAGGGGTCCTTCAAAGCCCAACCAGAGAAGAGGTGAGGGGAGAAGAAATTCCAAATTTGTCGTGGGACAGGACCTAGAGGGTACAGTGAAGAATATGAACAGGTCTGGTTCTTTCATATCTCTCCCTGATGGGGAGGAAGGTTTCCTCCCCATAACAGAGGAACTCGAGGAAGGATTTGGAACTCATATGGGGGAAACTTCACTTGAGGTTGGCCAAGAAGTTAGCGTTCGAGTGTTGCGTTTCAGCAGAGGAAAAGTAACCTTGACAatgaagaaagaagaaaatgCTCAAAAGTCAGATATAAAGTACACTCAAGGGGTAACCCATACCGCAACAAACCCATTTGTGCTGGCCTTCCGCGAGAACAAGGAAATTTCTGCGTTTTTGGATGAAAGAGAGAAAATTGAAAAAGTTGATGAAACACCAGTGACACCAAAGGTTTCAGAAGAATTAGAGAACAATGTTAGTGAAAGCAAAACTGTGTTAGATAGTCCAGAAGAGCAGGACCAATCAGCAAGCAGTGGTGAGGCAAATCTTTCTGCAGTGGATGAAAATGTTAAATTTGATGAAGCTTCTTCAGAGAAGGCAGAGGTGGAATCCAGTGCAGTAGAAGAGGCATCAACAAATATTTCAGACAACAAAGAGGACCTTGAAAAGGCTATTTCTAGCACAGATAACAACTTTGACAGTGAAGTCCAAACCACTGAGAAAGCGGAGGTGAGTTCTGAAACTTTGAATAATGAAGTGAGCATATCAACAGAGGAACCTGCTGAAAGTGAAGGAAAGTCAGACTCAACTGCTGCATCAGCTGATCAAATCTTATCTACAGAAAGTTCAACTGATGAAGTGATTACAGAACAACAAGCTGATGATGTTATAGTTAAAGATGACCTGCTAATAGAACCACCTACTGCAGATAAGGTGGAACCAGATGATAAAAATGGAAGTATTACCAGTTCAG ATGAGGAAGCATTGCCTCCAGAGAGTCCAGCCATTGAAAGCGTAGTACAGACACCTGCTGAGAGCGAAATTCCTTCTCCCTCAAAAGTAGAGGATGATAATGTGGAAGCTACTTCTGACAAGATTGTTGGTGTTTCTAACTCTAATGGGCAAACTAGTACTCCTCCTGAAGAAAATGTGACTAAAG CTACTATATCACCAGCTCTTGTAAAGCAACTGCGTGAAGAATCAGGAGCTGGAATGATGGATTGCAAAAATGCATTGTCTGAGACAGGAGGGGACATTGTTAAAGCTCAGGAGTTCCTGAGAAAGAAAGGCTTGGCTAGTGCAGAAAAGAAAGCTAGCAGAGCTACTGCTGAGGGAAGAATAGGTTCCTACATTCATGATAGTAGGATTGGTGTCTTGGTTGAAGTAAACTGTGAGACGGATTTCGTATCCCGAGGTGATATCTTCAAGGAGCTGGTTGATGATCTAGCCATGCAGGTGGCTGCATGCCCTCAAGTAGAGTATATTGATACGGAAGATGTTCCTGAAGAGATTGTTAACAAGGAACGAGATATCGAAATGCAGAAGGAAGATCTCTTGTCAAAGCCAGAGCAGATAAGATCAAAGATTGTTGAAGGGAGGATCAAGAAAAGGCTTGATGAGTTGGCCTTACTTGAGCAACCCTACATAAAGAACGATAAGCTCATTGTAAAGGACTGGGTGAAGCAGACAATTGCAACCATTGGAGAGAACATGAAAGTGAAAAGATTTGTGCGGTTTAATTTGGGAGAAGGCTTGGAAAAGAAAAGTCAAGATTTTGCTGCTGAGGTTGCTGCCCAAACTGCAGCAAAACCAATTCCAAAAGAGCAGCCTGCTGCAGAGGAGGTCAAGGAAAGTGTTCAGAA GCCTCCAAGTGTAACTGTATCTGCTGCTTTGGTTAAACAATTACGGGAAGAAACTGGAGCGGGAATGATGGACTGCAAGAAAGCTCTTTCAGAGACTGGAGGAGATATTACACAGGCACAAGAGTACCTGAGAAAGAAGGGTCTTTCATCTGCTGATAAGAAATCCAGTCGGCTTGCAGCTGAAGGCAGGATTGGTGCATATATTCATGACTCCCGCATCGGAGTACTAATTGAAGTAAACTGTGAGACCGACTTTGTTGGTAGAAGTGAGAAGTTCAAGGAGTTGGCTGATGATCTTGCAATGCAAGTTGTGGCCAGCCCACAGGTGCAATTTGTATCTGTTGAAGATATTCCAGAGAGCTTTGTCAAGAAGGAAAAAGAACTTGAGCTGCAGAGAGAGGACCTTCAGTCAAAACCAGAGAACATTAGAGAGAAAATTGTTGAAGGTAGGATCTCCAAGAGGCTTGCGGAGCTTGCTCTTCTAGAGCAGCCATTTATTAAAGATGACAGCGTTCTGGTGAAGGACCTGGTTAAGCAAACTGTTGCTGCTCTTGGAGAAAATATCAAAGTAAGAAGATTTGTTCGCTTCACTCTCGGGGAGGAGACACATGAGAAACCAAAAGCAGAATCTGAAGCATGA